The nucleotide sequence TAATAATCGAATGGCCGGTCGGCGCCATCACCGCGCGGCCGCCCATTTTTTCAACCTCGTCAAAAAACAATTGGCTGGCCTTGACATCGGCGATGATGATGGCGTTTTTATTTTTTTGCAATACCAATCGGCTGTAAAGAATTAACAATTGGTCGCCCCACAGGACAACGCCGTCTTCATCCACCACGCCGATGCGGTCGCCGTCGCCGTCGAACGCAATCCCCAAATCGCATTTTTCTTTTTTCACCACGGCTTGCAATTGCGCCAGGTTTTTTTCGACCGTCGGGTCGGGGTGATGCTGGGGGAAATTGCCATCGACAAAGTTGTTGATGCTGTGATGTTTGCCCTTAAGTTGCGGCAGAATTTTTTCCAACGCCAAGCACAGCGCGCCATTGCCCGCGTCCCACGCGACGTTGATATTATCCGGCAGGGTGATGCCCTTTAACAAATCGGCGATATATTGCGGGCGTAAATTTTTCGTTTCATGCTTGCCGGGTTTGTCGGGTTTGAGCGGTAGCGTCTTGCCGGCAAAGGCCGCAATGTCGCCGCCCCAAAATGGTTTTTGGTTTTTCACCATCTTAAAACCATTATATTCTTTCGGGTTGTGCGAACCAGTAACCTGCACCGCCAGTGGTGACTGCAACAAATAATTGGCGTGATACAATTCGGGGGTGGCGACCACGCCGTCGAGCTCGACCACATCGACGCCGTAATCAACAAACCCCGCCACCAAGGCCGATTTTAATTCCGGCGTCGACAACCGCCCGTCGCCACCGACCACGACTTTTTTTTCATCCGCGCCAAGCGTTTGCGCCAGCAACGCCGCCAGCAAATAGGCCGAATGGGCGTGCAATGTCTTGCCAACAATGCCGCGCACATCATATTGGCGCAATATGGTTTTGTCCAAGCTATAATTGCGTGGCGGTAGAAAATTATTGGTCATGTTGTAATTTATTTTTTGGGCGGCAGGTCATGGTAGCGGTGAAAATAATTGGCATTAAATAACCCCTCGACATTGCCAGTGTCAAGCCGCATCAAATTGCTCTCGACACCAAAAAACCTGTGCGCCGGCAAAAGGTTTTTCATGCCGTCGGTCAGCTGAATTTCGCCGCCCGCGCCGGGCGCGGTTTTTTGTAAGGAGGCAAAAATCGCCAGCGGCAAAACATAACGCGCGATAATACCGACATCGCTTGGTGCGTCGACCGCCG is from Hydrotalea sp. and encodes:
- a CDS encoding phosphomannomutase/phosphoglucomutase, producing MTNNFLPPRNYSLDKTILRQYDVRGIVGKTLHAHSAYLLAALLAQTLGADEKKVVVGGDGRLSTPELKSALVAGFVDYGVDVVELDGVVATPELYHANYLLQSPLAVQVTGSHNPKEYNGFKMVKNQKPFWGGDIAAFAGKTLPLKPDKPGKHETKNLRPQYIADLLKGITLPDNINVAWDAGNGALCLALEKILPQLKGKHHSINNFVDGNFPQHHPDPTVEKNLAQLQAVVKKEKCDLGIAFDGDGDRIGVVDEDGVVLWGDQLLILYSRLVLQKNKNAIIIADVKASQLFFDEVEKMGGRAVMAPTGHSIIKSEMKKQHSLLAGEMSGHIFFADRWPGFDDALYAALRLLEIIAVEGISLKQFRLSLPPMINTPEIRIDVREEDKMPIVEKLKAALKNAKIEFNDIDGLRVRSGRGWWLVRASNTQNCLVARAESDSADNLKKMITTINQFLAAAGAPTISDY